One genomic segment of Mycolicibacterium neworleansense includes these proteins:
- a CDS encoding SAM-dependent methyltransferase translates to MPSSCVAHQADLLDTYLLSAVESGIEQVVFLASDLDPRPYQLPWPAGVTVYVVDDPAILDVKTHAVTGITPTAAVCGVPAAISGNWAAALIRAGFDADRAALWSVEGVLPFIPLDEQRRLVADMTVMSAPGSRLVSEVSVSPFRDESDGDVDADNCWRETADADMITKWQWSFAASRYVTAYLTSERPTSEYEAVETVLDPVDHRRGGVGRRIHGDAGPHVLRRRRRNRYRQRQSR, encoded by the coding sequence ATGCCGAGCTCGTGCGTGGCGCATCAAGCAGACCTCCTCGACACCTATCTGTTGTCTGCCGTCGAGTCAGGCATCGAACAGGTGGTTTTCCTGGCCTCTGACCTGGATCCCCGGCCTTACCAACTCCCCTGGCCGGCAGGTGTCACGGTCTACGTCGTCGACGATCCGGCGATCCTCGACGTCAAGACCCATGCCGTGACCGGTATCACGCCGACTGCCGCCGTATGCGGTGTGCCCGCCGCCATCAGCGGCAACTGGGCCGCCGCGCTCATCCGGGCCGGATTCGACGCCGACCGGGCCGCCCTGTGGAGCGTGGAAGGCGTATTACCCTTCATCCCATTGGATGAGCAGCGTCGGCTCGTCGCCGACATGACCGTCATGAGCGCACCGGGCAGCAGGCTGGTCTCGGAGGTCTCGGTGAGTCCGTTCCGGGACGAATCCGACGGGGATGTCGACGCGGATAACTGTTGGCGGGAAACCGCCGACGCCGACATGATCACGAAGTGGCAATGGAGCTTCGCAGCTAGCCGGTACGTCACCGCGTACCTGACCTCCGAAAGGCCGACCAGCGAATATGAAGCTGTTGAGACGGTTCTGGATCCCGTTGATCATCGCCGCGGTGGTGTTGGTCGGCGGATTCACGGTGATGCGGGTCCGCACGTTCTTCGGCGCCGGCGACGGAACCGGTATCGCCAGCGCCAAAGTCGATGA
- a CDS encoding MmpS family transport accessory protein has protein sequence MLVGGFTVMRVRTFFGAGDGTGIASAKVDDTKPFDPKVVVYEIYGEPGATADVNYLDLDAQPQRIDGVTLPWTLRLESTAPSVFPNIVAQGNGSTISCRITVDDELKDERTSNGVNAQTFCLVKSA, from the coding sequence GTGTTGGTCGGCGGATTCACGGTGATGCGGGTCCGCACGTTCTTCGGCGCCGGCGACGGAACCGGTATCGCCAGCGCCAAAGTCGATGACACCAAACCGTTCGACCCCAAGGTCGTGGTCTACGAGATCTACGGCGAGCCCGGCGCCACCGCCGACGTGAACTACCTCGATCTGGACGCCCAGCCCCAGCGCATCGACGGGGTGACCCTGCCGTGGACGCTGCGGCTGGAATCCACCGCCCCGTCGGTGTTCCCCAACATCGTGGCCCAGGGCAACGGCAGCACGATCAGCTGCCGCATCACCGTCGATGACGAACTCAAGGACGAGAGAACCTCCAACGGCGTGAACGCCCAGACCTTCTGCTTGGTGAAATCTGCATGA
- a CDS encoding SPW repeat protein — protein MSTVHSSIDLHPDIMALRAGYDRVAESMAAQVTFGLTLLTAMYVALSPWIVGFDAFNRLTVNDLIVGGAIAFLSMCFSFALDRAHGMTWTLPIFGVWLIVSPWVFVSGPTTGMIWSHVVSGALVMLLGFNAMYFGMRVRNSEARHA, from the coding sequence ATGAGTACGGTCCATTCATCAATCGACCTACACCCGGACATCATGGCCCTTAGGGCGGGTTATGACCGGGTGGCAGAGTCGATGGCCGCGCAGGTCACCTTCGGCCTGACGTTGCTGACGGCGATGTATGTCGCGCTGTCCCCGTGGATCGTCGGCTTCGATGCCTTCAACAGGCTGACGGTCAACGATCTGATCGTCGGAGGGGCGATCGCGTTCCTGTCAATGTGTTTCAGCTTCGCGCTGGACCGCGCGCACGGCATGACCTGGACACTGCCGATCTTCGGTGTGTGGCTGATCGTCTCGCCGTGGGTGTTTGTCAGTGGACCGACCACCGGCATGATCTGGTCGCACGTGGTCAGCGGTGCGCTCGTCATGCTGCTGGGCTTCAACGCGATGTACTTCGGGATGCGGGTACGCAATTCCGAAGCGCGGCACGCCTGA
- a CDS encoding LuxR C-terminal-related transcriptional regulator has product MKLAGRDEELATIRRSLGGPGTHHGVLIVGSAGVGKTRLAREALSHASASGHRTSWFVGTESARAIPLGAFTGSITQSMCDPLPDVRRVIDSFVAQQRMGKVVIGIDDAHLLDPLSAHVVHQLAQTQGVRLVVTARSGGPEPDAVTALWKDSLLDRIDLEPLSATAAAALVESAVAGPVDSRSTRRFWKLTGGNALYLLQLVKDQIAAGRMHKSAGVWMWDGDVAVSQSITDMVGRRLGELSPGMALVLDTLSQCEPLSVDILGDLVDRADLEAAEEMHLVTVERAGRDLMATLAHPLYGELRRATAGEMHLSSIRGKLARRLAAEPDGDMRATVRRALLALHSDLPPDPELYLTAARCAAVLLDPDAADRFAAAAAACGAPDAAPMRAMTLVLLSRGDEAEAVLRDISTDGRPDRHHWATVRAANLAWMLGRPCDAGVILENLSGTTESDAQQMERRAIQACVEAILGCCASAEEKAGAALDSGGLSDFHAMMASIALVMALGALGHADDINAVAEQAIERANTSFESSPMRFWFGAVHARACRLTGRIDAMTAMAARLEESARDVPGVAYANLAYLLGHAELVRADLGAAVKHLHEAYAGAETHAITTGLRVASCFSLAEAHAKLGHATAAEEALARAAERVPDDYVFMHTAMSVAKGWTLAAGGALTDAVELVRAAGRAAAQREQPTHELQCLQTAAQWGDTAGLARSRELADTLRLPLAQTVARHIEALVADDGDQLLAVAAEYRAIGDRATATDATAQAAVAFGRHGQGKRSAYAAALAQEGADECGGLCTPALRNPAGQPLTGRQREIVELVVAGLSNKQIAERLVMSVRSVEGHLYRACQRVGASSREQLAAIIRRGPTGPA; this is encoded by the coding sequence ATGAAGCTCGCGGGGCGGGACGAAGAACTGGCGACGATCCGTCGCTCCCTTGGTGGGCCGGGAACCCATCACGGTGTGCTGATCGTCGGCAGCGCCGGCGTCGGCAAGACCCGCCTGGCCCGGGAGGCCCTCAGCCACGCGTCGGCGTCCGGACACCGGACCAGTTGGTTCGTCGGGACGGAATCCGCGCGGGCCATCCCGCTGGGAGCATTCACCGGATCGATCACCCAGAGCATGTGCGACCCGCTGCCGGACGTTCGCCGAGTGATCGATTCCTTCGTCGCCCAACAGCGCATGGGCAAGGTTGTCATCGGAATCGACGACGCCCATCTGCTCGACCCGCTGTCCGCGCACGTCGTGCACCAACTGGCACAGACGCAGGGCGTCCGTCTGGTCGTCACCGCGCGTTCGGGCGGCCCGGAACCCGACGCGGTGACCGCACTGTGGAAAGACAGCCTCCTCGACCGGATCGACCTCGAACCGTTGTCGGCCACCGCGGCCGCGGCCCTGGTCGAATCGGCCGTTGCCGGACCGGTCGACAGCCGCAGCACGCGCCGTTTCTGGAAACTCACCGGAGGTAACGCGCTGTACCTGCTACAGCTGGTGAAGGACCAGATCGCCGCAGGGCGGATGCACAAATCCGCCGGGGTGTGGATGTGGGACGGCGATGTGGCCGTATCCCAGAGCATCACCGACATGGTCGGGCGCCGCCTGGGTGAACTCAGCCCCGGTATGGCCCTGGTGCTCGACACGCTCTCGCAGTGTGAGCCGCTGAGCGTCGACATCCTGGGGGATCTCGTCGATCGCGCCGACTTGGAGGCTGCCGAGGAGATGCATCTGGTGACGGTTGAACGTGCCGGGCGGGATCTGATGGCCACCCTTGCGCATCCGCTGTACGGCGAATTGCGAAGGGCCACTGCCGGTGAGATGCATCTGTCGAGCATCCGCGGAAAGCTCGCACGGCGGCTGGCCGCCGAGCCCGACGGCGACATGCGCGCCACCGTGCGCCGGGCGCTGCTGGCGCTGCACTCCGACCTGCCTCCGGATCCGGAGCTGTATCTGACCGCGGCACGGTGTGCGGCGGTCCTGCTCGACCCCGATGCCGCCGACCGGTTCGCCGCTGCCGCAGCCGCATGCGGTGCCCCCGACGCCGCGCCGATGCGGGCGATGACGCTGGTTCTGCTGAGCCGCGGTGATGAGGCCGAGGCGGTCCTGCGCGATATCAGTACCGACGGCAGGCCGGACCGTCACCACTGGGCGACCGTGCGGGCAGCCAACCTGGCGTGGATGCTCGGCCGCCCGTGCGACGCCGGCGTGATCTTGGAAAATCTCTCCGGCACAACCGAATCAGATGCACAGCAGATGGAACGTCGGGCAATCCAGGCCTGCGTCGAAGCCATCCTCGGTTGCTGCGCCAGTGCCGAGGAAAAGGCCGGCGCGGCTTTGGATTCCGGCGGCTTGTCCGACTTTCACGCGATGATGGCCTCGATCGCGTTGGTGATGGCGCTGGGTGCGCTGGGGCATGCCGACGACATCAACGCCGTCGCCGAGCAGGCCATCGAGCGTGCCAATACCTCGTTCGAATCCTCGCCCATGCGGTTCTGGTTCGGCGCCGTGCACGCCCGGGCTTGCCGCCTGACGGGCCGCATCGATGCGATGACGGCGATGGCAGCCCGGCTGGAGGAGTCGGCGCGCGATGTGCCCGGTGTCGCGTATGCCAACCTCGCCTACCTGCTCGGCCACGCCGAGCTCGTCCGGGCCGATCTCGGCGCCGCCGTCAAACACCTGCACGAGGCCTATGCCGGTGCCGAAACACACGCAATAACTACAGGTTTGCGGGTTGCCAGCTGCTTCTCCCTCGCTGAGGCCCACGCCAAACTCGGCCACGCCACCGCCGCGGAGGAGGCGCTGGCCCGGGCCGCCGAGCGGGTACCGGACGACTACGTGTTCATGCACACCGCGATGTCGGTGGCCAAGGGTTGGACGCTGGCCGCCGGTGGCGCGCTGACCGATGCGGTCGAGCTCGTGCGCGCCGCGGGCCGCGCCGCGGCGCAACGTGAACAGCCGACGCATGAACTGCAGTGTCTGCAGACCGCCGCACAGTGGGGAGACACCGCGGGTCTGGCACGCTCACGGGAACTCGCCGACACGCTGAGACTGCCGCTGGCCCAAACGGTGGCGCGTCATATCGAGGCCCTGGTTGCCGACGACGGTGACCAATTACTCGCTGTGGCAGCGGAATACCGTGCCATCGGGGACCGGGCCACCGCCACCGACGCCACGGCACAGGCCGCGGTCGCGTTCGGTCGCCACGGTCAGGGCAAGCGCAGCGCCTATGCGGCGGCCCTCGCGCAGGAGGGCGCCGACGAATGCGGCGGGCTGTGCACCCCGGCGCTGCGTAACCCGGCCGGCCAGCCGTTGACCGGCCGACAGCGCGAGATCGTCGAACTCGTCGTCGCGGGCCTGTCCAACAAGCAGATCGCCGAGCGGCTGGTGATGTCCGTGCGCAGCGTGGAAGGTCACCTGTACCGGGCCTGTCAGCGGGTGGGTGCCAGTTCACGTGAGCAGCTCGCCGCCATCATCCGTCGTGGTCCGACGGGGCCGGCATGA
- a CDS encoding aldehyde dehydrogenase family protein, which translates to MTETQIDELLEELVEGEKTWASLSLAARRGLLDEVRALTARHAAEWVDAAVGIKQLDPASPLVGEEWMSGPYSLAAGLAALSDSLAKLEAGRSPLDGAEFGYAPGGRTTVKALPLNTFDQLLLSGFSAEVWLQPGIEKAEAIRSAGLAQRDPARTNGVGAVLGAGNIFSIAPLDTIYELYANNRVVALKLNPITDPLLPVLTKVLAPFIAVGAVRILTGGAEAGTYLVRHKLVDHVHMTGSALTYDAIVFGTGEEGARRKAADEPVLDKEMTAELGGVSPTIVLPGTWSKADIEFQANHVATQRLHNNGYNCVAAQVVVLPKHWAQRDEFIAALRKAFDDAPARPAYYPGSDVRVASADASYPDAQHLGSRGARVLVLDPADRAALLCTEYFGPVLGVIELDTEDDNSAEQFFREAVRVANDEFVGTLGVNIIAHPDTISGLGDKFDHLIERLRYGTIAINAWTGVGYLTPSATWGAFPGHQRNDIQSGVGVVHNAFLLDRPERTVVRGPFRPAPRSVFRGEWSLSPKPPWFVNNRTAATTGRLLVDFAAAPGWGKLPAIFASALRG; encoded by the coding sequence ATGACCGAAACGCAGATCGACGAGCTCCTGGAGGAACTCGTCGAGGGCGAAAAGACCTGGGCTTCCCTGTCATTGGCGGCCCGACGAGGATTGCTCGACGAGGTGCGCGCCCTGACCGCGCGCCATGCCGCCGAGTGGGTGGACGCGGCCGTCGGCATCAAGCAACTCGATCCCGCCTCGCCGCTGGTCGGCGAGGAATGGATGTCCGGCCCGTACTCGCTGGCGGCCGGGCTGGCCGCCCTCTCGGACAGTCTGGCCAAGCTGGAAGCGGGCCGCAGCCCGCTCGACGGCGCGGAGTTCGGTTACGCCCCCGGCGGCCGGACCACGGTAAAAGCCCTGCCGCTCAATACCTTCGATCAGCTGCTGTTGTCCGGTTTCAGCGCTGAGGTGTGGCTGCAGCCCGGCATCGAGAAGGCCGAGGCCATCCGGTCGGCCGGCCTGGCCCAGCGTGATCCCGCCCGCACCAACGGCGTGGGAGCGGTACTGGGCGCGGGCAACATCTTCTCGATCGCGCCGCTGGACACCATCTACGAGCTGTACGCCAACAACCGCGTGGTGGCCCTCAAGCTCAACCCGATCACCGATCCGTTGCTCCCCGTTCTCACCAAGGTGCTGGCTCCGTTCATCGCCGTGGGCGCCGTGCGCATCCTGACCGGCGGGGCCGAGGCCGGCACATACCTGGTGCGGCACAAGCTGGTCGACCATGTGCACATGACCGGCAGCGCCCTGACCTACGACGCCATCGTGTTCGGCACCGGCGAGGAGGGCGCCCGGCGCAAGGCGGCTGACGAGCCGGTGCTCGACAAGGAGATGACGGCCGAGCTCGGCGGGGTTTCCCCGACGATCGTGCTGCCGGGCACCTGGAGCAAGGCGGACATCGAGTTCCAGGCCAATCACGTTGCCACACAACGGCTTCACAACAACGGTTACAACTGTGTGGCCGCGCAGGTGGTGGTGCTGCCCAAGCACTGGGCGCAACGCGACGAGTTCATCGCCGCCCTTCGCAAGGCCTTCGACGACGCACCGGCACGGCCCGCCTACTACCCCGGCTCCGATGTCAGGGTCGCCAGCGCCGACGCGTCGTACCCGGACGCACAGCACTTGGGCTCGAGGGGTGCCCGGGTCCTGGTCCTCGACCCGGCCGACCGCGCGGCACTGTTGTGCACCGAGTACTTCGGTCCGGTGCTCGGGGTGATCGAGCTCGATACCGAAGACGACAATTCCGCTGAACAATTCTTCAGGGAGGCTGTCCGCGTCGCCAACGACGAGTTCGTCGGCACCCTCGGGGTGAACATCATCGCCCATCCCGACACCATCTCGGGCCTGGGTGACAAGTTCGACCATCTCATCGAGCGGCTGCGCTACGGCACCATCGCCATCAACGCCTGGACCGGCGTCGGCTATCTGACACCGTCGGCCACCTGGGGCGCCTTTCCCGGACACCAGCGCAATGACATCCAGAGCGGAGTCGGCGTGGTGCACAACGCATTTCTGCTCGACCGCCCGGAGCGCACCGTAGTCCGCGGCCCGTTCCGGCCCGCGCCGCGTTCGGTGTTCCGTGGCGAATGGTCGTTGTCGCCTAAGCCGCCGTGGTTCGTCAACAACCGCACCGCGGCGACGACGGGCCGGCTGCTCGTGGACTTCGCCGCGGCGCCCGGATGGGGCAAGCTGCCGGCGATCTTCGCCTCAGCGCTGCGCGGATAG
- a CDS encoding TetR/AcrR family transcriptional regulator codes for MAKAVAPRGFARERVLEAALSLFAEHGVNGTSLQMIADRLGVSKAAVYYQFHSKDDIALAVIQPVFDDMMRLVRIAEAMSTPEARREAAVSGMVEMAVRHRRVTAVFHGDPVIDSLVHSRDELQDTIERLTGILLGPDPDVADRICMSVLASGVYGSATDPTLTDVTDEELHRVLLDCAQRLLRTPAAPAVSG; via the coding sequence GTGGCGAAGGCTGTTGCGCCGCGTGGCTTTGCGCGCGAGCGGGTGCTGGAAGCGGCGCTGAGCCTGTTCGCCGAGCACGGCGTCAACGGCACGTCGCTGCAGATGATCGCCGACCGCCTCGGTGTCAGCAAGGCCGCCGTCTACTACCAATTCCATTCCAAGGACGACATCGCGCTCGCGGTCATTCAACCCGTCTTCGACGACATGATGCGTCTGGTCCGCATCGCCGAGGCGATGTCCACCCCGGAGGCCCGACGGGAGGCCGCCGTCAGCGGGATGGTGGAGATGGCGGTGCGCCACCGCCGCGTGACCGCGGTGTTCCACGGAGATCCCGTCATCGACAGCCTCGTGCACAGCCGGGACGAACTTCAGGACACGATCGAGCGGCTCACCGGGATCCTGCTGGGCCCCGATCCCGATGTCGCCGACCGGATCTGCATGTCGGTGCTCGCCTCCGGGGTCTACGGCAGCGCCACCGATCCCACCCTCACCGACGTCACCGACGAGGAACTGCACCGGGTGCTGCTGGATTGTGCGCAGCGGTTGCTGCGCACCCCGGCCGCACCCGCCGTCTCCGGCTGA
- a CDS encoding nitronate monooxygenase, which produces MDLADRLKLDVPVAQAGMGGGIVGAALAAAVSAAGGLGTLGLLPPRQLQTAIATVRERVPDRAVAVNLLMPFTRRPHIEVCLQARIDIAVMAFAIDRALIRRLSEGGIFVMVMVGTEKQAAEALAYGADGLIAQGREAGGHLVGTVDQADFLPKALALAGSRPVFAAGGIATAADTRAALGAGAAGVVAGTRFLLTHESGAHPVYRQRIIDADKTIETTAFGLSWPARHRVIPNAATRHWCHADGSARGLPAAINKYSAPLSRIPDRGDGALLRLQHPALPFLTPITLTAHMPAEWADRAALYAGETALRLDRVTSAAQAVADLAP; this is translated from the coding sequence ATGGACCTCGCAGACCGCCTGAAACTCGATGTACCGGTAGCCCAGGCCGGCATGGGCGGCGGCATCGTGGGCGCAGCACTGGCCGCCGCGGTGTCGGCGGCCGGCGGACTGGGCACCTTGGGACTCCTGCCGCCCCGGCAGCTTCAGACAGCCATCGCGACGGTCCGCGAACGGGTTCCCGACCGTGCGGTTGCGGTCAATCTGTTGATGCCGTTCACGCGGCGCCCTCACATCGAGGTCTGCCTCCAGGCCCGGATTGACATTGCGGTGATGGCCTTCGCAATCGATCGAGCGCTGATCCGGCGACTCTCCGAAGGAGGAATATTCGTCATGGTGATGGTCGGCACGGAGAAGCAGGCGGCCGAGGCGCTGGCCTACGGAGCCGACGGACTGATCGCCCAGGGCCGTGAAGCCGGCGGACACCTGGTCGGCACCGTGGATCAGGCTGATTTCCTGCCAAAGGCATTGGCATTGGCAGGTTCTCGACCGGTATTCGCCGCGGGCGGCATCGCCACGGCAGCCGATACCCGCGCCGCGCTCGGCGCCGGGGCCGCGGGTGTGGTGGCGGGCACCCGGTTCCTGCTCACCCACGAGTCCGGCGCCCACCCGGTCTATCGCCAGCGGATCATCGACGCGGACAAGACAATTGAGACGACGGCGTTCGGGCTGTCGTGGCCGGCGCGACACCGGGTCATCCCCAACGCCGCTACCCGCCACTGGTGTCACGCCGACGGCAGCGCCCGCGGACTGCCCGCGGCCATCAACAAGTACAGCGCGCCACTCTCGCGGATTCCCGACCGCGGCGACGGCGCACTGCTTCGACTGCAGCACCCGGCGCTGCCGTTTCTCACGCCGATCACGCTCACCGCCCACATGCCGGCCGAGTGGGCCGACCGTGCCGCTCTCTACGCCGGTGAGACCGCGTTGCGGTTGGACCGGGTCACCTCGGCCGCGCAGGCCGTCGCGGACCTCGCCCCGTAG
- a CDS encoding ankyrin repeat domain-containing protein: protein MASRLPSNPSIDHLRGQARKLQRAKRIPLHDAQFAVARDYGFSSWPRLVHYLRDAATLSVDPGALDEDALGAADRFCSWASLRYNETDAPPRWEAAATLLATEPDLVDRHIWAAASASDPAALARHLTTRPASANSGGGPFGWVPLMYLAYSRVPLGHNGNDVLTAAALLLDAGADPNAGYLWCGLSTPFTVLTGVFGEGEQGPRRQPRHPIAAELASLLLTRGAHPVDQQTLYNRMFRADNSHLELLFGHGLADAGPSPWELRLGEAMESRDEMWRRQVGWAAEHGFTDRLELLARHGIDVSGVDVVAPVFPDDPNALDDEGATALHHAAWSGDIELIRRLLDAGADATITDRRFGTTPLEWAEHAYQSEAADMLRPHIMPAPSDHDG, encoded by the coding sequence ATGGCCAGCCGTCTGCCGAGCAATCCCTCGATCGACCATCTGCGTGGGCAAGCCCGCAAGCTGCAGCGCGCGAAGCGCATTCCGCTGCACGATGCGCAGTTCGCCGTCGCCCGCGACTACGGTTTCAGCAGCTGGCCCCGGCTCGTGCACTACCTGCGCGACGCGGCGACGCTCAGCGTCGACCCCGGTGCCCTCGACGAGGATGCCCTTGGCGCTGCCGACCGGTTCTGTTCGTGGGCATCGTTGCGCTACAACGAGACCGACGCACCGCCACGCTGGGAAGCCGCCGCGACCCTGCTCGCGACCGAGCCCGACCTCGTCGATCGGCACATCTGGGCCGCCGCGTCGGCTTCAGATCCGGCGGCACTGGCCCGGCACCTGACCACCAGGCCCGCGTCGGCGAACTCCGGCGGCGGGCCGTTCGGCTGGGTTCCGCTGATGTACCTGGCCTATTCCCGAGTTCCGCTGGGCCACAACGGTAACGACGTACTCACTGCCGCGGCCCTGCTGCTCGATGCCGGTGCCGATCCGAACGCCGGCTACCTCTGGTGCGGGTTGTCCACACCGTTCACGGTCCTGACCGGGGTTTTCGGCGAGGGCGAGCAGGGCCCGCGTCGTCAGCCCAGGCATCCGATCGCAGCCGAGCTGGCCAGCCTGCTGTTGACCAGAGGCGCCCATCCGGTCGACCAGCAGACGCTGTACAACCGGATGTTCCGCGCCGACAACTCGCACCTGGAACTGCTGTTCGGGCACGGACTGGCCGACGCCGGACCCAGCCCGTGGGAGCTGCGCCTCGGCGAGGCCATGGAATCCCGCGACGAGATGTGGCGGCGGCAGGTCGGCTGGGCCGCCGAACACGGGTTCACCGATCGACTCGAGCTGCTCGCCCGGCACGGGATCGACGTATCCGGAGTGGACGTGGTCGCGCCGGTGTTCCCGGACGATCCGAACGCGCTCGACGACGAAGGCGCGACGGCACTGCACCATGCCGCCTGGTCCGGCGATATCGAGCTGATCCGGCGTCTGCTCGACGCCGGGGCCGATGCGACGATCACGGATCGTCGCTTCGGCACTACGCCGCTGGAGTGGGCCGAGCACGCCTACCAGAGCGAGGCCGCGGACATGCTGCGCCCGCACATCATGCCGGCCCCGTCGGACCACGACGGATGA
- a CDS encoding oxygenase MpaB family protein codes for MDALIALRKAAGLPAVAEPLAPAEDYGFFGPDSVTWKVWSYPTSLLIGFSRAVTIEHLDPFLAAAVDATGQVYARTRLRYDRTMQYFALVAFGDAKSVLDASEILVKIHSKAIGTEPITKRPFDANDPHSQLWIHLTAWHSILYSYEMFGPGKLSPAEESQYWQECARAAEFQTINPDDVPRTREGVREYFESFRADLVGSEVAQRMMDYLVDLGYHILPERMPRWLRKAFNVPMRAAIISTMPQWMRLLGGIPQRRFADVAARAVVRPFLKAIAANPRLELALLDLTTPHTTAIVGPTLMGIPAKNTVTYTPAEARANWNRTTPFEQYAAIVAKREVGEGPTPYAHNHHDALVQFDKSAS; via the coding sequence ATGGACGCGTTAATCGCACTTCGCAAGGCCGCAGGACTTCCGGCCGTCGCCGAGCCATTGGCGCCGGCCGAGGACTACGGCTTCTTCGGCCCGGATTCGGTCACCTGGAAGGTGTGGAGCTATCCCACTTCGCTGCTGATCGGCTTCTCCCGGGCGGTGACCATCGAGCACCTCGACCCGTTCCTGGCCGCCGCGGTCGACGCCACCGGACAGGTCTACGCACGCACCCGGCTGCGCTACGACCGGACCATGCAGTACTTCGCCCTGGTGGCCTTCGGCGACGCCAAATCGGTCCTGGACGCCTCCGAGATCCTGGTCAAGATCCACTCGAAGGCCATCGGCACCGAGCCCATCACCAAGCGCCCGTTCGATGCCAACGATCCGCACTCGCAGTTGTGGATCCACCTCACCGCATGGCACTCGATCCTCTACAGCTACGAGATGTTCGGCCCGGGCAAGCTGTCGCCGGCCGAGGAGAGCCAGTACTGGCAGGAATGCGCGCGGGCCGCGGAGTTCCAGACCATCAACCCCGACGACGTGCCGCGCACCCGCGAGGGTGTCCGCGAGTACTTCGAGAGCTTCCGGGCCGATCTGGTGGGCTCGGAGGTGGCTCAGCGGATGATGGATTACCTGGTCGACCTGGGTTATCACATCCTGCCCGAGCGGATGCCCCGCTGGCTGCGCAAGGCGTTCAACGTCCCGATGCGCGCCGCCATCATCTCCACCATGCCGCAGTGGATGCGCCTGTTGGGCGGCATCCCGCAGCGCCGGTTCGCCGACGTCGCGGCGCGTGCCGTGGTGCGGCCGTTCCTGAAGGCCATCGCCGCCAACCCGCGGCTCGAGCTGGCGCTGCTGGACCTGACCACCCCGCACACCACCGCGATCGTCGGGCCCACCCTGATGGGTATCCCGGCCAAGAACACGGTGACCTACACCCCGGCCGAGGCCAGGGCCAATTGGAACCGGACCACGCCGTTCGAGCAGTACGCTGCGATCGTGGCCAAACGTGAGGTGGGCGAAGGCCCCACACCGTATGCCCACAATCACCACGACGCACTGGTGCAATTCGACAAGAGCGCGAGCTGA
- a CDS encoding TetR/AcrR family transcriptional regulator, translated as MSTRWAGQRERRRAEFVDAALSAIAEHGPQTSTEQIAAHVGVTRTKLYRHFAGAADLQRAIAQRAAEMLNAELAPLWTPHGSMTQIIGASVGAHVGFLVEHRNLYRYLARCSLGEDGSTPDAIADIRLTIGTQLGALFTVYLNAFGVTSDPQPLAFAIVGLVESTTGRWLDQPGSTEQDRLVADLVRWIWLLVDDTLRAGGVYVDSAEPLPTPEEIAAQAETYRNPDRVSA; from the coding sequence GTGAGCACTCGATGGGCCGGACAGCGCGAGCGTCGTCGCGCAGAGTTCGTCGACGCCGCGTTGTCCGCGATCGCCGAACACGGACCGCAGACCTCGACCGAGCAGATCGCCGCGCACGTCGGCGTCACGCGCACCAAGCTCTACCGGCACTTCGCCGGCGCCGCCGATCTGCAACGGGCGATCGCCCAGCGCGCCGCCGAGATGCTCAACGCCGAACTGGCCCCGCTGTGGACGCCCCACGGGTCGATGACCCAGATCATCGGGGCCAGCGTCGGCGCCCACGTCGGATTCCTGGTCGAGCACCGCAACCTGTACCGCTACCTGGCCCGGTGCTCACTCGGCGAGGACGGCTCGACTCCCGACGCCATCGCTGACATCAGGCTGACCATCGGGACCCAGCTCGGTGCGTTGTTCACGGTGTACCTCAACGCTTTTGGTGTCACCAGCGATCCGCAACCGCTGGCGTTCGCGATCGTGGGCCTGGTCGAATCGACGACCGGCCGGTGGCTCGATCAGCCCGGCTCGACCGAGCAGGACCGGCTGGTGGCCGACCTGGTCCGGTGGATCTGGCTGCTGGTCGACGACACCCTGCGGGCCGGCGGCGTGTATGTGGACAGTGCCGAGCCGCTACCGACACCCGAGGAGATCGCCGCCCAGGCCGAGACCTACCGCAACCCGGACCGGGTCAGCGCCTGA